The genomic DNA CCCGACGGCGACGCTCGCCCACCTGCTGGAGTTCGACAGCGTCCACGGCCGGCTGGGTCATCGGGTTGAGGTGGAAGGCGAATGCATTGAACCCGGTACGGGCCCCATCCGCATGAGCCATTTGGAAAGGCCAGAAGCCCTGAACTGGGCAGATGTCGATATCGCGCTTGAATGTACCGGCCGTTTCACTGCCCCCCCGGACGCCAGCCGGCATTTGCGCAATGGCAGTGACAAGGTGTTGCTGTCAGCCCCCGCAAAGGGCGAGATGAAGGCCATTGTCGTCGGCGTGAATGACAACACGATCACGGCCGATGATGTCATTCTCTCAAACGCGTCCTGCACGACAAATGGCCTTGCACCGCTTGTGCACCGGCTTGATGAGGCCTTCGGCGTGGTGCGCGGGCACATGACCACCGTGCACAGCTATACCGGAAATCAGCCTCTCCACGATGCGCCGCATGACGATCTGCACCGCGGGCGTGCCGCCGGATTGTCCATGATCCCCACCACGACGGGCGCCGCCCGGACGATGGGGCTGATTCTGCCGCACCTTAAGGGCGCAATTACCGGAACCGCCATCAGGGTGCCCGCGCCCAACGTGTCCTGCATCGATCTGGTTGTTGAGCTGCGCCGCCCCATGACCCCGCAGGATATCAACGATGAAATGGCCCGCGCGGCCCTGCAGATGCCCTCGGTCTTCGGATTGACGGACCGGCCCCTTGTGTCCATCGATTTCAATCACGACCCCAGAAGCCTGATTTTTGCGACCGACCAGACATCGGTGCAGCAGGGCACGCTGGCCCGTGTGCTGGCGTGGTACGACAATGAATGGGGATTTTCCAACCGGATGTTGGATGTGGCAACGCTGATGGGGCGGGCGCGTTAAAAGGTATCAGATCAGGCTTTGCTCGTGTCCCGCGCCCGGTGCCGTGGGAGAAATGGACCATCCGAAGCGGGACAGCTTCGGTCACTCCCCCATCGGCAAGGGCGCCAGATGCCACTTTGGATCAAGATACAGTGACAGGTGCCACTGGCCTGCAGGTCCAGCCCCCGGCCCTGCCATTCAGTCGAAACGCGCGCGCAGCTCGTCGTTGACGCGGGGCGGGACAAATTTGCTGACATCGCCGCCCAAGCGCGCGATTTCTTTGACCAGCTTGCTCGCAATCGCCTGATGCTGGGCTTCGGCCATGAGAAAAACCGTCTCGATGGAGGTATCGAGCTGCCGGTTCATCCCGACCATCTGGTACTCGTACTCAAAGTCGGCCACCGCCCGCAGGCCGCGGATGATCAGGCCCGCACCCACATCGCGGGCGCAGTCGATCAACAGGTTCTCGAACGGATGGGCGACGATCTCGATCCCGATTTCGCGGGCCAGCGCCTCGCATTCGGCCTCGATCAGGGCGACCCTTTCCTCGAGCGTGAAGAGCGGACCTTTGTCCCGGTTGATCGCGACACCGATGACCAGTTTGTCGACCAGCGTTCCCGCACGGCGAATGATATCGATGTGACCCAATGTGATAGGATCGAAGGTGCCGGGATAGAGGCCAACGCGCATGAGGCGGTCCTTTCAACGTCTCGTAATTGCGCGCAGGCAATCATGCCACCGCTTTGGATGCAAGCGATGCATGTGTCTGACGCAGTGTCAGTGGCCGCGGATCATGCCCTCGAGCGCGTCCTTTTCCATCGCCAGTTCGGACAGACGCGCCTTGACGACATCGCCGAGCGAAATCAGCCCGACCAGTTTGCCCTCGTGCAGAACGGGCATGTGACGGAACCGGCCTTCGGTCATCTGCGACATCACCTGTTCTGCGGTCGTATCGCGGCTGCAGGTGATCAGCTTGCGGGTCATGATGCCAGTGACCTGATCGGTCAGGCACGCGGCCCCCTGCTTTCCCAGTTCGCGCACGATATCGCGTTCCGACAGGATACCGTCGGGTGTTTCACCATTTGCAGATATGACAATCGTCCCGATACGCCGCTCGGACAGCATCGCCGTGGCCCCCGCGATCGTCAGATCGGGACCGGCGGTGACAACCTTGTCACTGTCCTTGGAATTGAGGATTTGCGACACCAACATTGATCATCCTCCTATGATGGCTGCTGAGGTCTCTTCAGCGTCCTCCACGACGGCCCTTCGTGTCAAGCGTGTGCTTCAAGTCGGCCGACTTCGGCGCGCACCCCGGCCGCCAGCGCGTCGGCAAACCGCGCGAGGCGCAGATTGCCTGCATCGTCGGCGTGCCGGATGAGGTAGAACGCGCGTGTGAGGCTGACGCTGTCTTGCAAAACCCGCGTGACACCGGGTGCGAATGGCAGGCTGAAGTCATGAACGACCCCCACGCCCGCGCCTTGCCGGATCATGTTCACCTGAACCGAAACGGAGTTTGATGCCAGCGGCACCCGCCCTGCCCCCAATGCGTCCAGATAATCGAGTTCGCGATCAAAAATCATGTCCGGAATATAGCCGACCAGCCGATGGGCGCCGAGATCGGCGGCAGTTTTCAAGGGCGGCGCCTTTTCCAGATAATCCTGGGCGGCGGCGAGATGCAGATGATACCGGGTGATCTGGCGCACCACCAACCGCCCCGCGGTCGGCGCGCTCACCCCGATGGCCATATCCGCTTCGCGACGTGACAGGTTGAACACCCGCGGTAATGCCACAATCTGGATATCGAGGTCGGGATTTTCCGCGGCGATACCGGCGCACACCTGTGGCAGGACGAAATTGGCACAGCCATCCGGCGCGCCGAGCCTGATCTGGCCGGAGAGCCCCTCGCCCGCATCCGACACCCCCGCAGTCGCGGAGCGCATCGCCTGTTCCGCTGCGGCGGCCCGCTCGAGCAACAGCGCACCTGCGGGCGTCAGCATATAACCCTGCGGTGATTTGACAAAAAGCGCCGCCTGCATGTCGGCCTCGAGCCGCGCCATGCGGCGCCCGAGGGTCGCCGGATCGAGCCGCAAGAGCTTGCCCGCACCAGACAGGCTTTGCTCGCGGGCGACGGCCAGAAACAGCCGCATGTCATCCCAGTTACGCAAGGAACCGCGCGTATCGTTGCGATGTGTATACGTTGGGCATCATATTGGTCCGATACTCCTCGCGCTTTGCAGAAATGCAAAACGATTTTGATACCTTGCCCCTACCAAGCGCGTTTTTGCAAGACTAAGCTGCGCGGGAACACTGATCAGGAGACTGCCATGCAAGAGCTTACCCATTACCTCAACGGCGAACATGTCAAAGGCACATCGGGCCGGTTTGCCGATGTGATGAACCCCGCAACAGGCGAAGTTCAGGCCAAGTGCCCGCTGGCGTCGAAGGAAGAGTTGCAGCAGGCCGTAGCCTATGCGCAGGCCGCCCAACCGGCATGGGCCGCAACGAACCCGCAGCGGCGCGCGCGGGTGATGATGAAGTTCGTCGACCTGCTGAACCGTGACATGGACAAGCTCGCCGAGGCATTGAGCCGCGAGCACGGAAAGACGTTGCCGGATGCGGCCGGTGACGTGCAACGCGGGCTGGAAGTTGTCGAATACTGCATCGGGGCCCCGCAACTGTTGAAAGGCGAATACACCGACAGCGCCGGTCCGGGCATCGACATGTATTCCATGCGGCAGGCCCTGGGCGTGACGGCGGGCATAACGCCTTTCAACTTTCCGGCGATGATACCGATGTGGATGTGCGCGCCTGCCATCGCATGCGGCAACGCCTTTATCCTCAAACCCTCCGAACGCGACCCTTCCGTGCCCCTGATGTTGGCGGAATTGCTGGAAGAAGCCGGTCTGCCCAAAGGCATCATGCAGGTGGTGAACGGGGACAAGGAAGCCGTTGATGCCATTTTGTACGACGAGGTGATCCAGTCGGTGGGGTTCGTCGGATCGACCCCGATTGCGGAGTATATCTATGCCACGGGCTGCGCACAGGGCAAGCGTGTCCAGTGTTTCGGTGGTGCCAAGAACCATATGATCATCATGCCCGATGCCGATATGGATCAGGCCGCGGACGCGCTCGTCGGGGCCGGCTATGGCGCGGCGGGAGAGCGGTGCATGGCGATCTCGGTTGCCGTTCCGGTCGGTGACGAGACCGCGGACAGATTGATCGAAAAGCTGGTGCCGCGGATCGAAAAGCTGAAGGTGGGCCCGTATACAGCCGGTAATGACGTGGACTACGGACCCGTTGTCACGGGTGCGGCCAAAGCCAATATCGAACGGCTGGTCCAGACGGGCATCGATCAGGGCGCGGAACTGGTCGTCGACGGGCGCGATTTCAAGCTACAGGGATACGAGGACGGATATTTCGTCGGGCCCCACCTCTTCGACCGTGCGACGAAGGACATGGATATCTATACGCAGGAAATCTTTGGGCCGGTCCTCACTTGCGTGCGGGCGCAGACCTACGAAGAAGCGCTCGGATTAGCGATGGACCACGAGTACGGCAACGGTACGGCAATCTTTACCCGTGACGGCGACGCGGCCCGCGATTTCGCCAACCGGATCAATATCGGCATGGTGGGCATCAATGTCCCCATCCCCGTGCCGCTTGCCTATCACACCTTTGGCGGCTGGAAGAAATCCGTATTCGGAGACTTGAACCAGCACGGCCCCGATGCGTTCAAATTCTACACCAGAACCAAAACCGTCACGGCACGCTGGCCTTCGGGGATCAAGGAAGGCGGCGAATTCTCAATTCCGGTCATGGAATAGCCCGCCCCCCGCAGGCGTTGGACCATGCAGCGCCTGCGGGATTGAGTTTAAGAGCAAGATGAAGCAAGGCTGCGCAGGCATGTGCGACACCAGCGGGGGTCGAATGGCTGCAAAACTCTCGCAAGGTTTTGCGACTAGAAGCCGGTGAATCATAGGGTCGGGAGAATGAAATGGACTTTGCGCTGAGCGAGGAACAGACGGCGATTTTTGATATGGCCTACGCATTCGGGCAGGACAACATCGCGCCCCATGCGCAGACCTGGGAGCGTGAGGGTACGATCCCTAAATCCCTTTGGCCGCAGATTGCCGAATTGGGTTTTGGTGGGCTTTACGTATCCGAAGAGGCGGGCGGTGCGGGTTTGAGCCGTCTCGATGCGACACTCGTGTTCGAAGCGCTCTCGATGGCCTGCCCTTCTGTCGCAGCGTTCCTGTCGATTCACAACATGTGCGCGAAAATGATCGACAGTTTTGCCGACGGCCCTTTCAAATCGCGTGTCATGGACGATGTTCTGAGCATGCGCACGGTTCTGAGTTATTGTCTGACCGAGCCGGGATCCGGTTCGGACGCGGCCGCGTTGAAGACCCGCGCTGACAGGACCAACGCGGGCTATACCCTGAACGGAACAAAGGCGTTCATTTCCGGTGGCGGGTATTCGGATGCCTATGTCTGTATGGTGCGCACGGATGACACCGGTGCGTCGGGTGTATCTGCGGTTTATGTCGAGGACGGCACGGCCGGTTTGTCCTTTGGCGGGCTTGAAGACAAGATGGGGTGGCGCAGCCAGCCCACGGCCCAGGTGCAGTTTGACGACTGTCACGTGGCGTCGAACAACCTGATCGGGGAAGAAGGTCAGGGTTTCAAATACGCGATGAAGGGTCTGGACGGCGGGCGGCTCAATATCGCGGCCTGCTCGCTGGGGGCTGCGCAGGCTGGGCTGAATGCCACGTTGGCCTATATGGGTGAGCGCAAGGCCTTCGGCAAATCGATCGACCAGTTCCAAGGGCTCCAGTTCAGGCTTGCCGATATGGAAATCGAATTGCAGGCCGCCCGCACTTTCCTGCGACAGGCTGCCTGGAAGCTGGATACCGGCGCGCCGGACGCCACAAAGTTCTGCGCGATGGCCAAGAAACTGGTCACCGAAACCGGCAGCAAGGTTGTCGATCAATGTCTGCAACTACATGGCGGCTATGGCTATCTGGCGGATTACGGCATTGAAAAACTGGTACGCGACCTGCGTGTGCACCAGATCCTCGAAGGGACCAACGAGATCATGCGTGTGATCGTCGCCCGCGACATGCTGGCGCAACGATGAGCGACATTCACATAAGGACCGAAGGGCGCGCCGGGCGGATTACCCTGCAAAGACCAGACGCGCTCAATGCGATGACCTATGATATGTGCCTCGCAATTGAGGCCGCGATGGACCGGTGGCGGTCCGATGCAGGGATCGACCTTGTGATGCTGGACGCCGAAGGGGATCGGGCGTTTTGCTCGGGCGGCGATATCGCGGAGCTGTACCGCACCGGCAAGCAGGGCGATTACGCCTATGGCCAGAAATTCTGGGCGGATGAATACCGGCTCAACCACAAGATTTTTCATTATCCCAAACCCGTGGTGAGCTTTCTGCAGGGGTTCACCATGGGCGGCGGTGTGGGTATCGGCTGCCATGGCTCACACAGGATCGTGGGCGAGAGCAGCCAGATCGCGATGCCGGAGTGCGGTATCGGTCTGATACCCGATGTCGGCGGGTCGCTGATGCTGGCGCTGGCGCCCGGCCGCTTGGGCGAATATCTCGGGACGACCGGCGCGCGCATGGGCGCGGGCGACGCGATTTATGCCGGCTTTGCCGACCTGTTCATCCCGGAAGACCAGTGGGAGACCGTCAAGGCTGCGCTGTTGGATGGCGGCGATATTGAGGCCGCCGTCGCCTCTTTTGCCCAAACCGCGCCGGACAGTCCCATGCGCGCGATGCAGAACGAAATAGACAGCCACTTCCACGGCGCATCGTTGGGTGACGTTCAGACCACCCTGCGCCACGACGAAAGTGATTTTGCCCGCAGTACCCTGAAGCTCATGACGCGCAACAGCCCGCTGTCGATGGCTTGCACCATCGAGGCCTTGCACCGGCTGCGTGGCCCTTCGCTGACCTTGGAGAAGGCGCTGGATCTGGAGTATCGCTTTACCGCCCGCGCCATGGAGCACGGCGATTTCATCGAAGGCATACGGGCCGCGATCATCGACAAGGACCGTTCGCCGAAATGGCAGTTCGCAGACCGCGATGTGCCCGGCGTCGCCGTTTCCAAAATGCTGCAGCCGTTGGGCAAGGCCGCGTTGACACTTTAATCAAAGGGAGGCCGCCGCGATGGGCAGCACGATCGGATTTATCGGACTTGGGAACATGGGCGCGCCGATGGCCGCAAATCTCGCGCAGGCAGGACATGACGTGCGCGGGTATGACGTTGCGGGCACCACGGCCGAGGGTGTTGCCCCCTGTGCCAGTATCGAGGACGCCGCCAAGGGTGCGGATTTTGTCATCACCATGCTGCCGAACGGCGAGATATTGCGGGATGTTGCAGCACAGCTGATCCCCGGAATGTCGAAGGGTGCCACGCTGATCGATTGCTCTACGGTCGATGTTGAAAGCGCGCGGAGTGTCGCTGCGGACGCCGGTGCGGCGGGGATCGGTTTTGTCGACGCTCCTGTATCGGGCGGGATCGGCGGTGCCGCTGCAGGGACCCTCACGTTTATGGCCGGTGGCGACGACGCCAGCTTTGCCGCGGCGGCGCCCCTGTTTGACGTCATGGGCCAAAAGGCCGTGCATTGCGGTGCAGCCGGAGCCGGTCAAGCGGCGAAAATCTGTAACAACATGATCCTTGGCATCACCATGATCGGCACCTGCGAAGCCTTTGCTCTGGCTGACAAGCTCGGCCTTGACCGCCAAAAGATGTTTGACGTGGTCAGCACGTCATCGGGTTATTCGTGGTCAATGAATGCCTACTGCCCTGCCCCCGGCGTCGGGCCCACGTCGCCCGCCGACAATGGATATGTGCCGGGGTTCGCGGCCGAGCTGATGCTCAAGGATCTCGGGCTGAGCCAGCAGGCGGCCGAAGCCGCAGATGCAGATACGCCGATGGGCGCGCTGGCCCGCGCCCTTTATGCGCAATTTGTCGAGAACGAGGACGGTTTGGGCAAGGATTTCAGCGCCATGCTGCCCCGTTTGATGCAGCGCGGTCGCAGCTGAGCCCCAACAAAGCCCAGCCACGATTGCCCCGAAAAGAAACAAAGCCCCGCCGATGAAAGCGGGGCTTTTTGCTATTCTGCAGCCAGTTTACGGGGGTTCAGCATCGGTTTGAGATACTTGCCCGTATAGCTTTCGGCCACTTCGGCCACCTGCTCCGGCGTTCCTGTTGCAACCACACGTCCGCCCCCGTCGCCGCCTTCGGGGCCGATGTCGATGATATGATCGGCTGTTTTAACGACATCGAGATTGTGTTCGATCACGACGACCGAATTCCCCTGATCCACCAATTCGTGCAAGACTTCCAACAACTTACGCACATCTTCGAAGTGCAGACCCGTGGTCGGCTCATCGAGGATATAGAGCGTGCGTCCGGTGGCGCGTTTGCTCAACTCCTTGGAAAGCTTTACGCGCTGCGCCTCGCCGCCCGACAGGGTCGTCGCCTGCTGGCCCACCTTGATATAACCGAGACCGACGCGCATCAATGCGTCCATCCTTTCGCGGATCGACGGAACGGCCGCAAAAAATTCCTGCGCATCTTCGACCGTCATATCAAGGACGTCGGCAATGCTCTTGCCCTTGAATTTGATTTCGAGCGTTTCGCGGTTGTAGCGTTTGCCTTTGCAAGTCTCACATTCGACATAGACGTCCGGAAGGAAGTGCATTTCGATCTTGATCACCCCATCGCCCTGACAGGCCTCGCAACGGCCCCCCTTGACGTTGAAGCTGAACCGCCCCGGTTTGTAGCCGCGCGCTTTCGCTTCCGGCAAACCCGCGAACCAGTCGCGGATCGGTGTGAACGCGCCGGTATAGGTCGCAGGGTTTGAGCGGGGTGTCCGCCCGATTGGACGCTGGTCGATGTCGATGACCTTGTCGAGATGCTCCAGACCCTTGATCGTTTCACACGGCGCAGGCGTCTGCCGCGCCCCGTTCAGGTTCATCGACGCGGTTTTGAACAATGTCTCGATCGTGAGGGTGGATTTACCGCCCCCCGAAACGCCGGTCACGCAGACAAATTTGCCAAGCGGGAATTCAGCGGTGACGTTCTGCAGATTGTTGCCCGTCGCCTTGACGACCTTGATCGCCTTCTTCTTGCCCGTGCGCCGCTTCGCAGGCACCGCGATCTCGCGCACACCGGTCAGATACTGCCCGGTGACCGACTTGTCGTTACCGGCGATTTGCGCGGGCGTGCCATGGGCCACAACCTGCCCTCCGTGAACGCCTGCCCCCGGACCGATGTCAAAGACATAATCCGCCTCGCGGATCGCCTCTTCGTCATGTTCGACGACAATGACGGTGTTGCCCTGGTCGCGCAGGTTCTTGAGCGTCAAAAGCAAGCGGTCGTTGTCGCGCTGGTGCAAACCGATGGACGGCTCGTCGAGGACATAAAGAACCCCTGTCAAACCGGAACCGATCTGGCTGGCCAGACGAATACGTTGGCTTTCGCCCCCGCTCAGGGTGCCGCTGGAGCGCGAAAGCGTCAGATATTCAAGGCCCACGTTGTTCAAAAAGCCCAGCCGCTCGCGGATTTCCTTGAGGATCGCGCGGGCGATTTCGTTCTTCTGCACCGTCAGGGCTTCGGGCACGGTTGTGCACCAGTCGAACGCCTCGCGGATGGACATCTCGACAACCTGTCCCACGTGCAGATCGGCGATCCGAACGGCAAGCGCCTCGGGGCGGAGCCGGTAGCCACCGCAGGTGCCGCAAGGCCGGTTGTTCTGGTAGCGTTCGAATTCTTCGCGGATCCAGTTGCTGTCCGTTTCGCGGTAGCGGCGTTCCATGTTGGGGATCACGCCTTCGAAGACGCGGCTCACCTCATAGACACGGCCACCTTCGTCATAGCGGAACTTGATCTCTTCCTTGCCCGAACCGTACAGGAAAACCTGCTGGATTTTCGGATCAAGGTCCTTCCACTTTGCATTCTGGTTGAACCCGAAATGCTTGGCGATGGCTTCGATGGTTTGTTTGAAATAAGGGCTCTTACCCTTGCGCCATGGGGCGAGCGCCCCGTCGTAGACTTTCAGGTTCTGATCCGGCACCACAAGGCGTTCGTCAAAAAACAACTCTTTTCCCAGACCATCACAGGACGGGCATGCCCCGAAAGGCGCGTTGAATGAAAACAGCCGCGGTTCAATTTCGGGAATCGTGAAACCGCTCACCGGGCAGGCGAATTTCTCAGAAAACGTATACCGCTCGGGATCGCCTTCGCTTGGTGCGGTTTCCAGAATGGCGATGCCATCCGCCAGATCAAGCGCGGTGCGCAGGCTGTCGGCCAGACGCGTCTCCAGACCTTCACGCACCACGATCCGGTCGACGACCACGTCGATGTCATGGCGGAACTTCTTGTCGAGCGTTGGCGGCTCGTCAAGTTCATAGAATTCGCCGTCAACCTTGACCCGCTGGAACCCCTGCTTGCGAAGTTCCAGAAACTCCTTGCGGTATTCGCCCTTCCTGTCGCGGATGATCGGGGCCAGCAGATAGGCGCGCGTGCCCTCTTCCATCGTCATGATCCGGTCGACCATGTCCTGCACCTGCTGCGCCTCGATGGGCTTTCCGGTCGCGGGCGAATACGGCGTGCCGACGCGGGCAAACAAGAGCCGCATGTAGTCGTAAATTTCCGTAACCGTGCCGACCGTGGAGCGCGGGTTTTTCGACGTTGTCTTCTGCTCGATCGAGATCGCGGGGGACAGCCCCGAGATGTGATCGACATCCGGCTTTTGCATCATGTCAAGGAACTGGCGCGCGTAAGCCGACAGGCTTTCAACGTACCGCCGCTGGCCTTCGGCATAGATGGTGTCGAACGCAAGGCTCGACTTGCCCGAACCGGACAAACCTGTGATCACCACCAGCTGATCGCGTGGAATATCCACATCGATGCTCTTGAGATTGTGCTCGCGCGCGCCGCGCACTTCGATGTTTTTCAGCTCAGCCATCACGGACCCCCAACTAGAGCGCTACACATAGGCGTTCTGCCCCGAAACTCCAATGCCAAAAGAAGAACAGGAAGTGAACACGGCAACATCCGCATCACCTGCGGCAGCCTGTCACGTGCACCCTCAGGATCGGCAATTGCCTTAATTCGGCCCATCTGGCGTCATAAACCTCTGCAATCGTGAACAATAATCATTTTAAGACGAGCATTGAACCGAAATGGAAACACTGGATCTCGCAGCACGGATTTTCACATCCAATCTGCTCATCAACGCCTTTCTTGTGCCCTTCACCATGTGCGCGATCGCTTACGTCTTTTTCAAGAAGCGCGACGAGTTCAGCTGGCATGCCATTCAGAACATCGTGGCGACGCTTTTCGTGGGTGGCTTCAATTTCGGCGTCGCCCTGTTTTTGTACAACGACATCAACGCCTTCGCTCAGCGCGCCTACAATGCTCTTTCGATCCCTACCCTGCCCGAGACATTCTGGAGCAGCACACCCCTTTGGATCGTGTGCATCATCGGGGTGATGGCCAAGGATTTCGTCGATTATTGGAACCACCGCTGGATGCACACGAAATGGGGCTGGCCGGCCCACGCGGCGCATCACTCGGACACCCATGTGAACGCCTTTACGGCCTACCGTGTGCATTTCCTGCAAACCGTTATCGTGACCAGCAGCTATATCCTGCCCCTGACATGGCTACAGATCCCCGAGGCCATCCCGGTGGTCGTCGTCCTGAGCACGGTGCACAACATGTACGTCCACATGGATCTCGAATTCGATCACGGTCCCTTCAAGCTGTTACTGGCATCGCCCGCTTTCCACCGCTGGCACCACGCGGATATTCCCGAAGCCTATGGCAAGAACATCGCCAATGTGATGCCGCTGTGGGATGCGCTTTTCGGGACGTATTACTATCCGGGTCTGTGCAAGGAAGAGATGGGCGCGTTGAAGACCGGCGTGCACGACAAAAATCCGGTCATGATCTACCTCTACCCGTTCATGGAATGGGGGCGCATGATCCGGGCACGGTTGCCGCGCAGACGGCTGGACGCGACCGCTGACACACCGCGCATGAATACGCCGGCCGAATAGCGGGCCGTCAGGCCAAGGGCGCACGCTTGCGCGCCAGCCAAAGATGGACGCACAGGCCCAACAGAAACGCGGCGCCCGCCAGCAGCGGCAGGCTCGCGTAGCCAAAGCTCAAGAGGGCCATCGCCATGACCGGAGTGCCGAGGGTGTTGCCCAGATTGCCCATCTGCGCCATGGCACCATTCGCCTGTGCCTGCCTTTCGGCGGTTGTGTTCAACTGCGGCACGGCCGCAAAGGTCGCCCCCTGGATCAAACCCATCGCTGCGGCCACGGCAAGACAGGCAACAGGATCCGCAGGCATCACCCACAGCCAGCCCATCGCGGCCGCAGACAGGCCAAAGCCGATCATGACAACGCGCACCGCCGTGAAGTGCCTGAGCAGCCAGACACCCAATGTCATGGAAACCGAGATGCTGACCAAAGGCATCGCGCCCATGATGAAGGCCCGTAAAGAAGCGTCCAGATAGGGTGGCAAGACCGTCAGGATCGACACGAAACAGAAGGTATAGAACAGCCAGCCCGCCGCGGGTGCCGCCAGTTGCGGTGACCGGTAAAGCGCCGCGTGACGTGCCACCAAAGCGCGTGCCGACGTACGCTCAGGACGATGCGATGTTTGCAGCCGGCGCAGATGACGCGCGAGGACAAGCGCAAATCCGGCCATGTAAACTCCGTGAGCGGCAAAGACCGCGCCCACACCGCCCACCCGTGCGAGGGGCTGCCCAAGCCACGCCAGAACCGCAAAGGCCACACCGAAAAACGTGCCCCAGAGGGTAAGGGCAAGTCCGCGCTGCCGTTCGGTCGCCACTTGGGCGATCAGCGTGGGCGCCGCCACCACAAGGCCGAGGTGGCTCAGCCCTTCGATCGCCCGCAAACCCAGCATAATGCCGAACGGTGGCAACATCGCCTGCGCAAGTGACACAGCCGCCCCCAGCCAGAGCGCCCCGATCAGGGTCGAAACATAGCCGACCCGCGCCACCAGAACGCCCGCAACAACCCCGAGGATGATGCCAAGCAGTCCAACCAGCGATACCAGCCATCCCAAAGCCGCGCCCGCTTGCGGATAGACTGCCCCGAGCTGGTCGTATGTCACGCTGAACTTGGCGTATTGCGCAGCCGCACCCAGACCCGCGCCCCACAGCGCCAATATGATCCCCCATGATCCGCGCATCAGCTTTTCTGTGCGATCGCCCAGGCACAGACCGGCATCATGGGGTCGTCGGTGATGTCATCCTTGCCCTCGATGTACTCGGGGGGCCATTGCACTTCGAGGTTGCGCGCGGCGACATGCCGATTGCCCCACTGGTGGCTTTCAATCAAATGCGCTTCGAAGCCGCCCTCGATCAGCAGGTTCTTCAGTCCACGCGCGGACCAGCGCGAATTGTCCATCGGCGCGGCGTGAAATGGCACGTAGAAAGGCACCGCGATCCAGAAGTGCCCGCCTTTTTTGAGCATCTGTCGCACGTGGCGCAACGCCGTGTAGGGGCGGTCAAGATGCTCCCACACCTGATTGGCGAGGATCAGGTCGAATTTGCGCGGCTTACCGGTTTCGGGGTCAAGATAGGGACCGGCACAAATGTCATATTCGGGATAGCGGAACTGCGTGTAGGCGCGGAAATCGAACTGCTCCCCGTAGTGGCCGGAAATCTCGGCCACACGCAGCTTTTTCGGCTCCAGCCGTTGTATCATCTTGCGCGAGGCGGGGCCCATGACGACCCGGTTCAGACTGACCATGAGCGGACTATGTCAGCGCGACAGGGGCAGGTCCAGCAGGTAAAACACGGGCGCCCGTCGCGACCTTGCAATGCGTCAAGCACCTGCAAGGTCGGGCTCACGTTTGCCAAATGCGCCTATGAAAGCAGTCGCGCGACAGCGCGGCCGCCGGATTACATGTGAATAACC from Sulfitobacter sp. S190 includes the following:
- a CDS encoding enoyl-CoA hydratase/isomerase family protein, which codes for MSDIHIRTEGRAGRITLQRPDALNAMTYDMCLAIEAAMDRWRSDAGIDLVMLDAEGDRAFCSGGDIAELYRTGKQGDYAYGQKFWADEYRLNHKIFHYPKPVVSFLQGFTMGGGVGIGCHGSHRIVGESSQIAMPECGIGLIPDVGGSLMLALAPGRLGEYLGTTGARMGAGDAIYAGFADLFIPEDQWETVKAALLDGGDIEAAVASFAQTAPDSPMRAMQNEIDSHFHGASLGDVQTTLRHDESDFARSTLKLMTRNSPLSMACTIEALHRLRGPSLTLEKALDLEYRFTARAMEHGDFIEGIRAAIIDKDRSPKWQFADRDVPGVAVSKMLQPLGKAALTL
- the mmsB gene encoding 3-hydroxyisobutyrate dehydrogenase, whose product is MGSTIGFIGLGNMGAPMAANLAQAGHDVRGYDVAGTTAEGVAPCASIEDAAKGADFVITMLPNGEILRDVAAQLIPGMSKGATLIDCSTVDVESARSVAADAGAAGIGFVDAPVSGGIGGAAAGTLTFMAGGDDASFAAAAPLFDVMGQKAVHCGAAGAGQAAKICNNMILGITMIGTCEAFALADKLGLDRQKMFDVVSTSSGYSWSMNAYCPAPGVGPTSPADNGYVPGFAAELMLKDLGLSQQAAEAADADTPMGALARALYAQFVENEDGLGKDFSAMLPRLMQRGRS
- the uvrA gene encoding excinuclease ABC subunit UvrA, producing the protein MAELKNIEVRGAREHNLKSIDVDIPRDQLVVITGLSGSGKSSLAFDTIYAEGQRRYVESLSAYARQFLDMMQKPDVDHISGLSPAISIEQKTTSKNPRSTVGTVTEIYDYMRLLFARVGTPYSPATGKPIEAQQVQDMVDRIMTMEEGTRAYLLAPIIRDRKGEYRKEFLELRKQGFQRVKVDGEFYELDEPPTLDKKFRHDIDVVVDRIVVREGLETRLADSLRTALDLADGIAILETAPSEGDPERYTFSEKFACPVSGFTIPEIEPRLFSFNAPFGACPSCDGLGKELFFDERLVVPDQNLKVYDGALAPWRKGKSPYFKQTIEAIAKHFGFNQNAKWKDLDPKIQQVFLYGSGKEEIKFRYDEGGRVYEVSRVFEGVIPNMERRYRETDSNWIREEFERYQNNRPCGTCGGYRLRPEALAVRIADLHVGQVVEMSIREAFDWCTTVPEALTVQKNEIARAILKEIRERLGFLNNVGLEYLTLSRSSGTLSGGESQRIRLASQIGSGLTGVLYVLDEPSIGLHQRDNDRLLLTLKNLRDQGNTVIVVEHDEEAIREADYVFDIGPGAGVHGGQVVAHGTPAQIAGNDKSVTGQYLTGVREIAVPAKRRTGKKKAIKVVKATGNNLQNVTAEFPLGKFVCVTGVSGGGKSTLTIETLFKTASMNLNGARQTPAPCETIKGLEHLDKVIDIDQRPIGRTPRSNPATYTGAFTPIRDWFAGLPEAKARGYKPGRFSFNVKGGRCEACQGDGVIKIEMHFLPDVYVECETCKGKRYNRETLEIKFKGKSIADVLDMTVEDAQEFFAAVPSIRERMDALMRVGLGYIKVGQQATTLSGGEAQRVKLSKELSKRATGRTLYILDEPTTGLHFEDVRKLLEVLHELVDQGNSVVVIEHNLDVVKTADHIIDIGPEGGDGGGRVVATGTPEQVAEVAESYTGKYLKPMLNPRKLAAE
- a CDS encoding sterol desaturase family protein, giving the protein METLDLAARIFTSNLLINAFLVPFTMCAIAYVFFKKRDEFSWHAIQNIVATLFVGGFNFGVALFLYNDINAFAQRAYNALSIPTLPETFWSSTPLWIVCIIGVMAKDFVDYWNHRWMHTKWGWPAHAAHHSDTHVNAFTAYRVHFLQTVIVTSSYILPLTWLQIPEAIPVVVVLSTVHNMYVHMDLEFDHGPFKLLLASPAFHRWHHADIPEAYGKNIANVMPLWDALFGTYYYPGLCKEEMGALKTGVHDKNPVMIYLYPFMEWGRMIRARLPRRRLDATADTPRMNTPAE